The following proteins come from a genomic window of Proteiniphilum propionicum:
- a CDS encoding site-specific integrase, translating into MKAVFKISYYLRSNYKNKSGKCPIMIRISLNGNMCNVGSSGLSCKPEMWNAKFNRMTGKTAEALNLNNRLDGITNSLNKLFFKLQDDEFLTTEKIKSLYLHGNQSMMTFIELFEKFNSDFSLLVNKTKSPATLEKYERTKKYFVHFLKNKYSRNDISLNDINFTILNDFELYLKADLQCSHNTTAKYLKYIKTIIIHAQKKGLIHHDPFLNYSISMKKVDRGYLTSEEINRLLDKKISIQRLEIVRDIFIFSCFTGLSYIDVYNLSHDNILETNGQKWIVINRQKTNVQSNVLLLDIPLQIIEKYKGKTKNNKLLPVLSNQKMNSYLKEIADLCGINKNLTFHVARHTFATTITLEKGVPIETVSKMLGHTNIKTTQIYARITKEKIQNDMLNLSSKLSEFQFL; encoded by the coding sequence ATGAAAGCGGTATTTAAAATTTCGTACTACTTACGAAGCAACTACAAGAACAAATCCGGGAAATGTCCCATTATGATTAGAATTTCTCTTAATGGAAATATGTGTAACGTTGGTTCATCAGGACTATCTTGCAAGCCCGAAATGTGGAATGCAAAGTTTAATAGAATGACAGGCAAAACGGCTGAAGCTCTAAATCTCAACAACCGGCTTGATGGTATAACCAACTCTTTGAATAAACTGTTTTTCAAACTACAAGATGATGAGTTTCTTACAACCGAAAAAATCAAATCTTTATACCTTCATGGAAACCAGTCCATGATGACTTTTATAGAGTTGTTTGAAAAATTCAATAGCGATTTTTCACTATTAGTCAACAAAACAAAGTCCCCTGCTACACTCGAAAAATACGAACGTACAAAAAAATACTTTGTACACTTTTTAAAGAACAAATACAGTCGTAATGACATTTCATTGAATGACATTAATTTTACAATTCTCAATGATTTTGAATTATATTTAAAAGCAGATTTGCAATGCTCTCACAACACTACTGCAAAGTACTTGAAATATATCAAAACAATAATTATTCATGCGCAGAAAAAAGGATTAATCCACCACGACCCATTTTTAAATTACAGCATTTCAATGAAAAAAGTGGACAGAGGTTACCTTACGAGCGAAGAAATCAATCGTCTGTTAGATAAAAAAATCAGCATTCAAAGATTAGAAATTGTTAGGGATATTTTTATTTTTTCGTGCTTTACGGGACTCTCCTATATTGATGTTTATAATTTAAGTCATGACAATATTCTTGAAACCAATGGTCAGAAGTGGATTGTGATTAACAGGCAAAAAACTAATGTACAATCCAACGTATTACTACTTGATATTCCATTGCAAATTATTGAAAAATATAAGGGTAAAACAAAAAACAATAAACTTTTACCTGTTTTGAGTAATCAGAAAATGAACAGCTACTTGAAAGAAATAGCAGATCTGTGCGGTATCAATAAAAATTTGACCTTTCACGTAGCCCGGCATACTTTTGCAACTACGATTACATTAGAGAAAGGTGTTCCGATTGAAACAGTAAGCAAAATGTTGGGACATACGAACATAAAAACGACACAAATATATGCAAGGATTACTAAAGAAAAAATACAAAATGACATGCTGAATTTATCTTCAAAACTATCTGAATTTCAATTTTTATAA
- a CDS encoding molybdenum ABC transporter ATP-binding protein, with translation MKPIAVKFVSHEIPPLDAYNESKVFKLRVKLNNGEPMNRAEKNWLTENVRSNAYFRTAVPLMGWRFDFSDVLKKYVVKQYDHWAEYYAPDKTSLRSVLFGKIDQIVEIPDK, from the coding sequence ATGAAACCGATAGCCGTAAAATTCGTATCGCACGAAATTCCACCTTTAGATGCTTACAACGAGAGCAAAGTTTTCAAGTTGAGAGTGAAACTGAACAACGGAGAGCCGATGAACAGAGCCGAAAAGAATTGGCTTACAGAGAACGTTAGGAGTAACGCTTATTTCAGAACAGCCGTTCCGCTGATGGGTTGGCGTTTTGACTTCTCAGACGTACTGAAAAAGTATGTGGTCAAGCAATACGACCATTGGGCGGAGTATTACGCCCCCGATAAAACGAGTTTGCGGAGTGTCCTTTTCGGGAAAATAGACCAAATAGTGGAAATACCTGACAAATAA